Proteins encoded by one window of Candidatus Neomarinimicrobiota bacterium:
- a CDS encoding DUF1761 domain-containing protein: MLTFDVNWIAIGVLMIVNMGLGAVWYGPLFGKPWMEATGIKLEDIEGKNMMPPYVVAILNSFFMAFFMANVIAWTGTASLGGGLLLGLFMWLGFTGFSFGVNHAFEMRSLQLWAINSGMYLVGLLIMGAVLAIW, translated from the coding sequence ATGCTTACTTTTGATGTGAATTGGATAGCAATAGGAGTGTTAATGATTGTCAATATGGGTTTGGGCGCAGTTTGGTATGGTCCCTTGTTTGGCAAACCCTGGATGGAAGCCACGGGGATTAAACTGGAAGATATTGAAGGCAAGAACATGATGCCTCCCTATGTGGTGGCCATTCTGAATTCATTTTTCATGGCCTTCTTCATGGCCAATGTGATTGCCTGGACAGGTACTGCAAGTTTGGGAGGGGGACTCCTCCTGGGACTTTTCATGTGGTTGGGATTTACTGGCTTTTCCTTTGGTGTGAATCACGCCTTTGAAATGCGTTCACTTCAATTGTGGGCTATTAACTCCGGGATGTATCTGGTTGGTCTCCTCATTATGGGAGCCGTTCTGGCAATTTGGTAA
- a CDS encoding LD-carboxypeptidase encodes MSITRRQVLQMVGTGLVATQTPLASAAGIFSKSTLKPPRLKPGQTVGLINPAGATFHPEDVVIAEETFAALGLKMKAGAHLLDRYGYLAGTDEARAADVNSMYADPDVDAIITLRGGWGCNRILNFIDYKTIEKHPKIIMGYSDITSLLLALNAKTSLVTFHGPVGISTWNEYSTDFVKRLLFEGQAFTMENPTDKGDNLTQVKDRVLTIHGGQATGKLLGGNLSVLSSMVGSDYLPDFKNNILFLEEVDEAPYRVDRMLTQLKLAGILDEISGFVFGKCSSCDSGESYGSFTLEEVLDDHIKPLGIPAWFGSMIGHIENKFTIPLGINAEIDGDKGSIKLLESSVI; translated from the coding sequence ATGAGCATCACACGCAGGCAAGTTTTACAGATGGTTGGAACTGGACTGGTAGCCACACAGACTCCCCTGGCATCCGCAGCTGGAATATTCTCAAAATCAACCCTGAAACCACCACGTCTGAAACCTGGGCAAACGGTGGGGCTCATCAATCCTGCAGGCGCCACCTTCCACCCCGAAGATGTAGTCATTGCCGAAGAAACTTTTGCGGCACTTGGTCTCAAAATGAAGGCTGGGGCCCATCTCCTGGATCGATATGGATATCTCGCCGGAACCGATGAGGCCAGAGCCGCCGATGTGAACAGTATGTATGCTGATCCAGATGTTGATGCCATCATCACCCTCAGGGGTGGCTGGGGCTGCAATCGTATTCTGAATTTTATTGACTATAAAACCATCGAGAAGCACCCCAAAATTATCATGGGCTATAGTGATATCACCAGTCTGCTTCTGGCCCTTAATGCCAAAACCTCGCTGGTCACCTTTCATGGCCCCGTAGGCATATCTACCTGGAATGAATATTCAACTGATTTCGTGAAACGTCTATTGTTTGAAGGTCAGGCCTTCACCATGGAAAATCCTACTGACAAGGGGGACAATCTCACCCAGGTGAAAGACCGCGTACTGACTATCCATGGTGGGCAGGCCACCGGCAAGTTATTGGGTGGCAATCTATCAGTCCTCTCATCCATGGTGGGCTCAGACTATCTTCCTGACTTCAAAAACAATATCCTCTTCCTGGAAGAAGTTGATGAAGCCCCCTATCGAGTTGACCGTATGCTCACTCAGCTCAAACTGGCGGGTATCCTGGATGAGATTTCAGGATTCGTCTTTGGGAAGTGCAGTAGCTGTGATTCTGGTGAAAGTTATGGGTCATTCACCCTGGAAGAAGTCCTTGATGATCATATCAAACCCCTGGGTATTCCAGCCTGGTTCGGTTCCATGATAGGTCATATTGAGAATAAATTCACCATCCCCTTGGGGATCAATGCAGAAATTGATGGTGATAAGGGCTCTATTAAACTTCTGGAGTCATCCGTTATTTAA
- a CDS encoding aspartate aminotransferase family protein: MKSIPNQGIDQSKILDEMREYGGQDVNYRDSRTWSLVYHLDDKHTEFLKQAYGLYFSENALNPMAFKSLKRFETDIINMTATMLHGDDKAVGTVTSGGTESCLLPVLTYRDRAKALRKLPFKPEMIAPESVHVALSKAAKYFGVKIKYAPLKSDFRVDVSAVKKMINRRTIMLVGSAPSYPHGVIDPIEELGRLALQHDLPLHVDACLGGFLLPFIEMNGGQIPAFDFRVQGVTSISADVHKYGFAAKGASTVIYRNMSDMKHQFFIHEDWPGGVFASPALLGTRPGGSFAAAWAAMHALGEDGYKENAQKIMSITQELQKGINAIEGLEVLGHPDMSVFAYHSTDEKINIFAVGDQMEAQGWQIDRLQRPEGLHVMVVPGHGKITQEYLNDLQSSVEAVRSNPKLAAKGNAAMYGMIANLPFRGMIKNEVMKMMEGMYSSQGQMPMDAADTPWLVEKVAGFMHKIKSKKSGR, from the coding sequence ATGAAGAGCATTCCCAATCAAGGAATAGATCAAAGCAAAATTTTGGACGAGATGCGTGAGTATGGCGGACAGGATGTGAATTATCGCGACTCCCGCACCTGGAGCCTGGTCTACCACCTGGATGATAAGCATACTGAATTCCTGAAACAGGCCTACGGCCTTTATTTCTCTGAAAATGCCCTCAATCCCATGGCCTTCAAAAGCCTGAAGCGCTTTGAAACAGATATCATCAATATGACAGCCACTATGCTCCATGGCGATGATAAAGCCGTAGGTACCGTGACATCAGGTGGTACAGAGAGTTGTCTTCTACCGGTGCTGACCTATCGTGACCGGGCAAAAGCTCTCAGAAAACTGCCCTTTAAACCGGAAATGATTGCTCCAGAGAGCGTTCATGTGGCCTTGAGCAAAGCTGCCAAATATTTTGGGGTCAAAATTAAGTACGCCCCCCTCAAGTCAGATTTCCGCGTGGATGTTAGTGCAGTAAAAAAAATGATCAATCGTCGCACCATCATGCTGGTTGGTTCGGCTCCATCTTATCCCCATGGTGTGATAGACCCCATTGAGGAACTGGGGAGGTTAGCACTCCAGCATGATTTACCCCTCCATGTGGATGCTTGCCTGGGTGGATTTCTACTACCCTTTATTGAAATGAATGGCGGACAGATCCCCGCTTTCGATTTTCGAGTACAGGGTGTGACATCCATTTCTGCCGATGTGCATAAATATGGTTTTGCAGCCAAGGGGGCATCTACAGTCATTTATCGTAATATGAGCGATATGAAGCATCAATTTTTCATCCATGAGGATTGGCCCGGTGGCGTTTTTGCATCACCCGCTTTGTTAGGGACCAGACCTGGGGGCTCCTTTGCAGCTGCCTGGGCTGCCATGCATGCCCTTGGTGAAGATGGGTACAAGGAAAATGCCCAAAAAATTATGAGTATCACTCAAGAACTGCAAAAAGGCATTAATGCCATAGAAGGTCTTGAGGTTTTGGGTCATCCTGATATGAGTGTGTTTGCCTATCATTCTACCGATGAAAAGATCAATATTTTTGCAGTGGGTGATCAAATGGAAGCCCAGGGCTGGCAGATTGATCGATTGCAGCGCCCTGAGGGTCTGCATGTCATGGTGGTTCCAGGTCATGGGAAAATTACTCAGGAGTATCTCAATGATCTCCAATCGTCAGTTGAAGCGGTCCGTTCCAACCCCAAGCTGGCAGCCAAAGGCAATGCAGCCATGTATGGCATGATTGCTAATCTTCCTTTTAGAGGGATGATCAAGAACGAAGTCATGAAGATGATGGAAGGGATGTATAGTTCCCAGGGTCAGATGCCAATGGATGCTGCGGACACTCCCTGGCTGGTTGAAAAGGTGGCTGGATTTATGCATAAAATTAAATCAAAGAAATCAGGGAGATAG
- a CDS encoding penicillin acylase family protein encodes MLKKIIIGIFVVLLLGGVYLNHYLRVGIPDHEGSIIVKGLKKEVSILRDASGIPHIIGETEADAFFALGYAMSQDRLFQMEFLRAAGNGSLSEILGESMVKSDKFLRRIMLRPRNAEDLFNTFPPRVQSMLTAFRDGINAFIKDDPDLPIEFRLLGHAPMLWSIADMMAIVKLQSWQLSYNYDMELIYRQLNEKLGVERAAELFPYYAPEHLKLLDAFGKTKSGDSELISQATQLRKLLGTNGGSNNWVVSGERSVSGKPLLASDPHLHGSRLPGPWYFAHLSAPGLDVAGSFFPGLPTALIGHNRNIAWGITNMGPDVQDLFIEEINPDDPTQYMYKDEWLDFEIIPQEIRIKDSEEEDGFRIEDFEIRKTIHGPIVKEDEELLALSWTGHQFNEEMEAFYRLNHARDWGEFSLALSHFSTAPQNFVYADTEGNIGYYGAGKVPIRKSGSGIFPVPGWTGDYDWDGYIPFEEMPHIYNPEGGMIVTANAEPYGADYPYPMPGVYAPDYRTRRIKDMIESKEKLSLDDMAVFQFDRKSYLAPIFLSHLIPFIPESQQVVRELLETWNHELDPNGVEGSIYHETLETFLRLIWVDEMGLELAEKYLDTWYISLNRWVEMLDDNSSSWFDKIDTDIIETRDDLLLEAFKTAMGSLALKFGSEDIQTWEWGIIHNITFHHPFEAKGGLIEKFFNYGPFPFGGDGETVNRGTHNFDAPYMAEMTASMRLLVDLSDISRSRMANASGQVGMPLHKHYTDLVDIWLAGDYVDMHLDQAEFGEVQELRLIPKD; translated from the coding sequence ATGCTCAAGAAAATAATTATCGGGATCTTTGTTGTGCTTTTATTAGGTGGTGTCTATTTGAACCATTATCTGAGAGTGGGTATTCCGGATCACGAAGGCAGCATTATTGTTAAAGGGCTGAAAAAGGAGGTATCCATTTTAAGAGATGCATCAGGAATTCCGCATATTATTGGAGAAACTGAAGCAGATGCATTTTTTGCTCTGGGGTATGCCATGTCTCAAGACAGACTATTCCAGATGGAGTTTTTAAGAGCAGCTGGTAATGGCAGTCTCAGTGAAATTCTGGGTGAAAGCATGGTAAAATCAGACAAATTTCTGCGTCGAATCATGCTGAGACCCAGAAATGCTGAGGACCTGTTTAATACCTTCCCGCCTCGAGTTCAGTCCATGTTGACCGCTTTCAGAGATGGGATTAATGCCTTTATCAAAGATGATCCTGATTTACCCATTGAGTTCAGACTGCTGGGCCATGCGCCCATGCTCTGGAGTATTGCGGACATGATGGCCATCGTCAAGCTTCAAAGCTGGCAGCTCTCTTACAACTATGACATGGAATTAATCTATCGCCAACTAAATGAAAAACTTGGCGTGGAAAGGGCAGCTGAGCTGTTTCCATATTATGCTCCTGAACACCTGAAACTGCTAGATGCTTTTGGAAAAACCAAATCAGGAGATTCAGAATTGATCTCACAGGCTACCCAGCTCCGGAAACTTCTGGGAACCAATGGCGGCAGTAATAACTGGGTCGTTTCTGGTGAACGATCAGTCTCTGGTAAACCCTTGTTGGCATCAGATCCACACCTGCATGGCTCAAGACTCCCAGGACCCTGGTACTTTGCTCACCTGAGTGCTCCCGGTCTGGATGTAGCTGGCAGCTTTTTCCCTGGTTTACCCACTGCCTTGATCGGTCACAACCGCAACATTGCCTGGGGTATCACCAATATGGGACCCGATGTTCAGGATCTCTTTATCGAAGAGATCAACCCTGACGACCCCACACAATACATGTACAAAGACGAATGGCTGGACTTTGAAATTATCCCACAGGAGATTCGCATTAAAGACAGCGAGGAGGAAGATGGATTCAGGATCGAAGATTTTGAGATTCGTAAAACCATTCATGGTCCCATTGTCAAAGAAGACGAGGAACTCCTGGCTCTCTCCTGGACGGGACACCAGTTTAATGAAGAGATGGAAGCATTTTACCGCTTGAATCATGCCCGGGATTGGGGAGAATTTTCACTGGCCTTGTCACACTTCTCCACAGCACCACAGAATTTTGTATATGCTGATACGGAAGGAAATATCGGCTATTATGGCGCAGGCAAGGTTCCCATCAGGAAAAGTGGTTCAGGCATATTTCCCGTACCAGGATGGACCGGTGACTATGACTGGGATGGCTATATCCCCTTCGAAGAAATGCCCCATATCTACAATCCTGAGGGGGGTATGATTGTTACAGCCAATGCCGAGCCTTATGGTGCAGATTATCCATATCCCATGCCAGGAGTTTATGCTCCTGATTATCGGACCCGTCGTATCAAAGATATGATTGAGTCCAAGGAAAAGCTCAGTCTGGATGATATGGCGGTGTTTCAGTTTGACAGGAAATCATATCTAGCGCCAATCTTTCTGAGTCATCTCATACCGTTTATCCCAGAATCCCAGCAAGTGGTTAGAGAGCTATTAGAAACCTGGAACCACGAACTGGATCCCAATGGGGTTGAGGGTTCCATTTATCATGAGACTTTGGAAACCTTCCTGAGATTGATCTGGGTGGATGAAATGGGTCTGGAATTGGCGGAAAAATATCTGGATACCTGGTACATATCACTGAATCGGTGGGTGGAAATGTTGGATGACAACTCATCCTCATGGTTTGATAAAATTGATACAGATATAATTGAGACCAGAGATGATTTGCTCTTGGAGGCATTCAAAACTGCCATGGGAAGTTTGGCACTGAAATTTGGCTCTGAAGACATTCAGACCTGGGAGTGGGGCATCATCCACAATATCACGTTTCATCACCCCTTTGAGGCCAAGGGAGGCCTTATAGAGAAATTCTTTAACTATGGCCCCTTTCCTTTTGGTGGTGATGGTGAGACAGTGAATCGTGGAACCCATAATTTTGATGCGCCCTACATGGCTGAAATGACTGCATCCATGAGATTGCTGGTTGATCTGTCCGACATATCTCGAAGCCGCATGGCCAACGCCTCAGGCCAAGTAGGGATGCCCCTTCACAAGCATTACACTGATCTAGTGGATATCTGGCTGGCCGGCGACTATGTGGATATGCATCTGGACCAGGCAGAATTTGGTGAGGTTCAGGAACTGCGGCTTATACCTAAGGATTGA
- a CDS encoding YqgE/AlgH family protein: MASMKGHILISMPHLTDPYFNRSLVFICEHDENGAMGLIVNKSFDDEVVKEVFPTLIINDEAINEVISPMYFGGPVSLEQGFILHSSDYVNSDTLEVTEDFSLTSNSAVIDAIQEGEGPRFFKMMLGYAGWGEGQLEREIENGDWLFQEVTLEFIFTGNDSEKWISATQSFGIEMAPTTGGLA, encoded by the coding sequence ATGGCTTCCATGAAAGGACATATTCTCATCTCCATGCCCCATCTGACTGACCCCTATTTCAATCGGTCTCTGGTGTTTATCTGCGAACATGATGAGAATGGAGCCATGGGTCTAATAGTAAATAAATCTTTTGATGATGAGGTGGTCAAGGAAGTCTTCCCCACTCTGATCATCAACGACGAAGCCATCAATGAAGTCATATCACCCATGTACTTTGGCGGACCAGTTTCGCTTGAACAGGGCTTTATTCTCCACAGCAGTGACTATGTCAACTCCGATACCCTGGAGGTGACAGAGGATTTTTCACTTACCAGTAATTCTGCTGTGATTGATGCCATCCAGGAAGGCGAGGGTCCTCGCTTTTTTAAGATGATGCTGGGATATGCTGGTTGGGGAGAGGGTCAACTTGAACGTGAAATAGAAAATGGTGACTGGCTGTTTCAGGAGGTCACACTTGAATTCATTTTTACAGGTAATGATTCAGAAAAGTGGATTTCAGCCACTCAAAGTTTTGGCATCGAAATGGCTCCCACCACAGGTGGACTGGCCTAG
- a CDS encoding long-chain fatty acid--CoA ligase: MNYDHIGQMITIKIAEYGDNTALRYKIGDGWASLTYREFGEKITNLACAMIQSGVKQGDSVGIYSANRYEWAVSDFACILVGAISVPIYATNTLDQAKYIIQDAGIKLIYVGNLEQYNNLATIHKDGHPLQVVCYDPAIEIDATFAIYFRDYLNVQDQEELTKEMNLRSGKIKTDDVTTIIYTSGTTGHPKGVMLSHGNLFHQFECVDANFNVSSKDVSLCFLPLSHVYERMWSYYVYLKGAVQTYLEDPKQVIETMQEVKPTAMVSVPRLYEKIYGAVMNSQESASSIKRFLFKKAIETGTIYNNLFFRKQEIPSGLAMKYKILDKLVLSKVRAVVGGDKNFFSAGGAPLDKSIEEFFLACGLLICQGYGLTETSPMISYNTPDNFKFGTVGKLVPNCEVRIADNGEIQARGPQIMKGYFNNPEATAESIVDGWFKTGDVGEFDEDGFLKITDRIKDLIITSGGKNIAPQNIEKLIGKDFFIDQIIAIGDKRNFVSALIVPAFEGLEAWAHKKKIQFQDNEELIAHPHVIEFFKERIEAQSKKLAQYETIKKFKLMAKPFTQEGGEITPTLKLKRKQINEKFKALIDAMYNKQ; this comes from the coding sequence ATGAATTACGACCACATCGGCCAGATGATCACCATTAAAATTGCTGAGTATGGTGATAATACCGCTCTGAGATATAAGATTGGAGATGGCTGGGCGTCTTTGACCTACAGAGAATTTGGTGAAAAAATCACCAATCTCGCCTGCGCCATGATACAGTCCGGTGTAAAGCAGGGTGATTCGGTGGGCATCTATTCCGCCAATCGCTACGAGTGGGCAGTTAGTGATTTTGCCTGCATTCTGGTTGGCGCCATTTCAGTTCCCATTTATGCCACCAATACCCTGGATCAGGCCAAATACATTATTCAGGATGCCGGTATCAAGCTGATTTACGTGGGAAACCTGGAACAGTATAACAATCTTGCCACCATCCATAAAGATGGTCACCCCCTCCAGGTGGTTTGCTATGATCCAGCCATAGAGATTGACGCCACATTCGCCATCTATTTCAGAGATTATCTGAATGTCCAGGATCAGGAAGAGCTGACCAAAGAAATGAATCTCCGTTCCGGAAAAATCAAAACAGATGATGTCACCACCATTATTTATACCTCTGGAACAACGGGGCACCCCAAAGGGGTCATGTTATCCCATGGAAACTTGTTTCATCAGTTTGAGTGTGTGGATGCGAATTTCAATGTTAGCTCAAAGGATGTTTCCCTGTGCTTTTTACCCCTAAGCCATGTTTATGAACGCATGTGGTCCTATTATGTCTATCTCAAAGGGGCCGTTCAGACCTATCTGGAAGATCCAAAACAGGTTATAGAAACCATGCAGGAAGTCAAGCCCACTGCCATGGTATCTGTTCCCAGACTTTATGAAAAAATCTATGGGGCTGTAATGAACTCGCAAGAAAGTGCCTCATCAATCAAACGTTTTCTGTTCAAAAAGGCTATTGAGACAGGTACGATTTATAACAATCTGTTTTTCAGGAAGCAGGAAATTCCATCTGGTCTGGCGATGAAATACAAGATTCTGGATAAATTAGTCCTTTCCAAGGTTCGGGCCGTTGTGGGAGGGGACAAGAATTTCTTCTCAGCTGGTGGTGCCCCCCTGGACAAAAGTATAGAAGAATTCTTCCTGGCCTGTGGTCTCCTGATCTGTCAGGGTTATGGATTGACCGAAACATCACCCATGATCTCATACAACACGCCGGATAATTTCAAATTTGGCACTGTGGGGAAGTTGGTACCCAACTGTGAAGTCAGAATCGCAGACAATGGTGAAATCCAGGCCCGGGGTCCCCAGATTATGAAAGGCTATTTCAATAACCCAGAAGCCACAGCCGAAAGTATTGTGGATGGCTGGTTCAAAACAGGTGATGTGGGTGAGTTTGACGAGGATGGCTTCTTAAAAATCACAGATCGTATCAAGGATTTGATCATCACGTCTGGAGGAAAAAACATTGCGCCACAGAACATTGAAAAATTGATCGGTAAGGATTTTTTCATTGACCAGATTATCGCTATTGGAGATAAGCGCAACTTTGTGAGTGCTTTAATTGTTCCGGCATTTGAAGGTCTGGAAGCCTGGGCTCATAAAAAGAAGATACAATTTCAGGACAATGAAGAGCTGATTGCCCATCCCCATGTTATTGAATTTTTCAAGGAGCGTATTGAAGCGCAGTCAAAGAAATTGGCCCAGTATGAGACCATTAAGAAATTCAAACTCATGGCCAAACCTTTTACCCAGGAGGGTGGCGAGATCACCCCAACCCTGAAACTCAAACGCAAGCAGATCAATGAGAAGTTCAAAGCCTTGATTGATGCGATGTACAACAAACAATAA
- a CDS encoding aldehyde dehydrogenase family protein has translation MSALAHTEAFNPATGESLGQIPQNTLEDIQHAVSRIRKAQAKWAAFSFSERGKHLRKMQHHLIENGEEYARIISADNGKTLADAYMTEVSSAVLAFDYYIKHASRVLRERRIKGSHIFGLFTRNRLQHVPMGVIGIISPWNYPLAIPMHEILMALMSGNGLLYKAASETQMVGQVIQKIVDAGELPQDLFIQVNVAGRIAGDAFLEAGIDKLFFTGSVPVGKILMKKAAETLTPVSLELGGNDPMIVCAEANLKKAVNGAIWAGLSNSGQSCAGVERVYVHRDVYKPFMKLLKKKVEKLRVGNPDQKNTHIGTMTTSRQRDAVRKILEEAIAQGATVEAMSQIDETTAQALPATILADVNHQMRVMKEETFGPVIGVMPFKSIEEAIQLANDSDLGLTASVWTKNHRLGRKIASQLVAGVITINNHLISHGIPNLPWGGFKQSGVGRTHGELGLLEMTEARAIVNDYLPLNKQFYWTPVPGYVYRRWVGFMMIVGGAWSLKLKGLLKLMFGFKRI, from the coding sequence ATGTCAGCACTTGCACACACTGAAGCCTTCAATCCAGCCACTGGCGAGTCCTTGGGTCAGATACCTCAGAATACACTGGAAGATATTCAGCACGCCGTATCCAGAATCAGAAAAGCACAGGCTAAATGGGCAGCATTTTCCTTTTCAGAGCGCGGAAAGCACCTGAGAAAAATGCAACATCACTTGATCGAGAATGGAGAGGAATATGCCAGGATTATCTCTGCTGATAATGGTAAAACCCTGGCTGATGCCTACATGACTGAAGTTTCATCTGCTGTTTTAGCTTTCGACTACTATATCAAGCATGCTTCCAGGGTGTTAAGAGAGCGTCGCATAAAAGGCTCCCATATATTCGGTCTTTTCACCCGCAATCGTCTCCAGCATGTTCCCATGGGCGTCATAGGTATCATTTCACCCTGGAATTATCCCCTGGCCATTCCCATGCATGAAATCCTCATGGCCCTCATGTCTGGCAATGGACTTCTCTATAAGGCAGCTTCTGAAACGCAGATGGTGGGGCAGGTTATTCAAAAAATTGTGGATGCCGGGGAATTACCCCAGGATCTTTTTATCCAGGTAAATGTTGCCGGACGAATAGCTGGAGATGCCTTTCTCGAAGCTGGCATTGATAAGCTATTTTTTACCGGGAGTGTTCCTGTGGGCAAAATTCTCATGAAAAAAGCCGCAGAAACCCTCACACCAGTCTCCCTGGAATTGGGGGGCAATGATCCCATGATAGTATGTGCTGAGGCCAATCTTAAAAAGGCTGTCAATGGTGCAATCTGGGCGGGTTTATCCAATTCGGGGCAGAGTTGCGCCGGGGTTGAACGTGTTTATGTGCATCGTGATGTTTACAAACCCTTTATGAAGCTTCTCAAAAAGAAGGTGGAAAAACTGCGGGTCGGAAATCCTGATCAGAAGAACACTCATATCGGTACCATGACAACTTCCAGACAAAGGGATGCTGTGAGGAAAATATTGGAGGAGGCGATTGCTCAAGGAGCTACGGTTGAAGCCATGTCCCAGATAGATGAAACCACAGCGCAAGCCCTCCCTGCCACTATTCTTGCTGATGTAAATCATCAAATGCGGGTTATGAAGGAAGAAACCTTTGGACCTGTCATCGGTGTGATGCCCTTCAAATCAATTGAAGAAGCCATCCAGCTGGCCAACGATTCCGATCTTGGACTGACTGCCTCTGTCTGGACCAAGAACCATCGCCTTGGTCGCAAAATTGCCTCACAATTGGTAGCTGGAGTTATCACCATCAATAATCATCTGATTTCTCACGGGATCCCCAATCTTCCCTGGGGTGGCTTCAAACAGAGCGGAGTTGGACGAACCCATGGTGAGTTGGGCTTGCTGGAAATGACAGAAGCACGCGCCATTGTGAATGACTATTTGCCCCTCAACAAACAGTTCTATTGGACACCGGTTCCAGGATATGTTTATCGACGTTGGGTAGGATTTATGATGATAGTTGGTGGAGCCTGGTCATTGAAACTAAAAGGCCTGCTAAAGCTGATGTTTGGATTTAAACGGATCTGA
- a CDS encoding T9SS type A sorting domain-containing protein, translating into MKLILNLCFMSGLLFGQEVHFSFYEHTTQRFEIPFDTTFRAYKAPYDLIETGQSPMLQMIFNGCHNREFHIDNIRFPSNAYINFEEDLPELTTSVGISQALLVEHPSDSGFVLHIEFDSNHLGVDTLRISQPDSWYPVVPDLVGLEFQADASIQFNKYFKPPELARYDVNVDDWGFRTVLAEKYNETTTVDLTIYTVRRHHFRTGGSHEVYVIDQTYTNSNARQNILDLDEMIFDFELPIDEYAGGDTSWGSFLSHEYYQEVFGEITFVKIMSPFGPIGHNLHFAYGVGLIREDFPGTSVHADLVGLQDQGEVRGDMNLPVSLSLGVNLESPGIQIFPPDTNWYHYTIPVSDLHRYPPMPTTSDSLRLILTPQILVRNHDSGALLFNGISLWSGQDIRFDYGTLNHNEWHFDSALNGSDISWGYSQNAPPDSTGPSSLLQFSNGWVGGLHFVGWAEHTVYFSTPLINANTSLQFWMKQPLIMTNINEYAVVIPDEMGVLNAYPNPFNGEVALIIRLAEDVDQQELSIYDLKGRRIRTIKFEGAQRLLEISWRGDDQSGHLVESGVYLATLSSKNQPVGEIQKIIMLK; encoded by the coding sequence GTGAAATTAATTCTAAACCTGTGTTTTATGTCCGGCCTGCTTTTTGGGCAGGAGGTTCATTTTTCTTTTTATGAGCACACCACCCAAAGATTCGAAATCCCCTTCGATACTACCTTTCGTGCGTACAAAGCACCCTACGATCTTATAGAAACCGGACAATCACCGATGCTCCAGATGATTTTTAATGGTTGTCACAACAGAGAATTCCATATCGACAACATCCGTTTCCCGTCCAATGCCTATATCAATTTTGAGGAGGATCTACCCGAGCTAACAACATCAGTTGGTATCTCACAAGCCCTTCTGGTTGAACATCCATCAGATTCCGGGTTTGTTTTACACATCGAATTTGATTCGAACCACCTGGGTGTAGATACTCTGAGAATTTCGCAGCCTGATAGTTGGTATCCTGTCGTCCCTGATTTGGTGGGGCTGGAATTTCAAGCCGATGCTTCGATCCAGTTCAATAAATATTTCAAACCACCTGAATTGGCCAGATATGATGTGAATGTTGATGATTGGGGCTTTCGGACTGTTTTGGCTGAGAAGTATAATGAGACGACCACAGTCGATTTAACAATATATACTGTAAGGAGGCATCATTTTCGCACTGGGGGTTCTCATGAAGTTTATGTTATTGATCAAACCTACACGAATTCCAATGCCCGGCAAAACATACTGGACCTGGATGAGATGATCTTTGATTTCGAGTTACCCATTGATGAGTATGCCGGTGGTGATACCTCCTGGGGTTCCTTTCTCTCACATGAGTATTATCAGGAAGTGTTTGGGGAGATTACTTTTGTAAAAATAATGTCTCCCTTTGGTCCCATAGGACACAATTTACATTTCGCCTATGGGGTTGGGTTGATTCGGGAGGATTTTCCCGGCACCTCAGTGCATGCAGATCTCGTGGGCTTGCAAGATCAAGGTGAGGTCAGGGGTGACATGAATTTACCTGTTTCCCTGTCACTGGGAGTGAATTTAGAATCACCAGGTATACAAATTTTTCCTCCTGATACGAATTGGTATCATTATACTATTCCTGTTTCAGACCTTCATAGATATCCTCCCATGCCTACCACATCAGATAGTTTAAGGCTGATTTTAACACCTCAAATCCTGGTGAGAAATCATGATTCTGGAGCCTTGCTTTTTAATGGCATCTCGCTATGGTCTGGCCAGGATATACGCTTTGATTATGGTACGTTAAATCACAATGAGTGGCATTTTGATTCAGCACTAAATGGCAGTGATATATCCTGGGGCTATAGTCAAAATGCTCCACCAGATAGTACTGGACCAAGTAGCCTTCTGCAGTTCTCCAATGGATGGGTAGGGGGACTCCATTTTGTGGGGTGGGCTGAGCACACCGTATATTTTTCAACACCCCTGATTAATGCAAACACTTCACTTCAATTCTGGATGAAACAGCCATTAATCATGACTAATATTAATGAATATGCAGTTGTCATTCCTGACGAAATGGGAGTGCTCAATGCTTACCCAAATCCATTTAATGGAGAGGTAGCACTGATTATTCGCCTGGCTGAGGATGTGGATCAGCAGGAATTATCCATTTATGATTTAAAGGGGCGTCGAATTAGGACAATTAAATTCGAAGGCGCGCAGCGTCTGCTTGAGATCTCATGGAGGGGAGATGACCAGAGCGGTCATTTGGTAGAGTCTGGAGTCTATTTAGCCACTCTCAGTAGCAAAAATCAACCTGTGGGTGAAATTCAAAAAATAATTATGTTAAAATAA